From the Solanum pennellii chromosome 4, SPENNV200 genome, one window contains:
- the LOC107017914 gene encoding armadillo repeat-containing protein 7-like isoform X3 has protein sequence MFTNSQRQEERTGKYGTPRVKYLQELVNQFQNASAEETKEKIVANLANFAYDPFNFTFLRQLNVIELFLDCLTEPSEKLVEFGIGGICNACAGKDQSYPANAALVTQNDGIPLVIQCLSSPVRNTVNYALGALYYLCNASNKEEILKPEVIDAIKSYAAAGGVSTSFSNLAQAFLDQHVPQLN, from the exons ATGTTTACAAATAGCCAAAGGCAAGAAGAGCGCACCGGAAAATATGGGACTCCAAGGGTGAAGTACCTTCAG GAATTGGTGAATCAGTTTCAGAATGCTTCTGCTGAAG AGACAAAAGAGAAGATCGTTGCTAATTTGGCGAACTTTGCATATGATCCTTTCAACTTTACCTTTTTGCGCCAG CTTAATGTTATAGAACTTTTTCTCGACTGTTTAACTGAGCCTAGTGAGAAGCTTGTGGAATTTGGGATTGGAGGAATCTGCAATGCTTGTGCCGGTAAAGATCAAAGCT ATCCAGCTAATGCTGCTCTTGTCACTCAAAATGATGGTATCCCTCTCGTCATCCAGTGTTTGTCAAGTCCTGTTAGGAACACG GTGAATTATGCTCTAGGAGCATTGTATTATCTATGCAATGCATCAAACAAGGAAGAGATCTTAAAGCCAGAAGTAATTGATGCAATCAAGAGTTATGCAGCTGCAGGTGGAGTTAGTACAAGCTTCAGTAATTTAGCTCAGGCTTTCTTAGATCAACATGTTCCTCAACTTAATTAA
- the LOC107017914 gene encoding armadillo repeat-containing protein 7-like isoform X4 has translation MFTNSQRQEERTGKYGTPRVKYLQELVNQFQNASAEETKEKIVANLANFAYDPFNFTFLRQLNVIELFLDCLTEPSEKLVEFGIGGICNACADPANAALVTQNDGIPLVIQCLSSPVRNTVNYALGALYYLCNASNKEEILKPEVIDAIKSYAAAGGVSTSFSNLAQAFLDQHVPQLN, from the exons ATGTTTACAAATAGCCAAAGGCAAGAAGAGCGCACCGGAAAATATGGGACTCCAAGGGTGAAGTACCTTCAG GAATTGGTGAATCAGTTTCAGAATGCTTCTGCTGAAG AGACAAAAGAGAAGATCGTTGCTAATTTGGCGAACTTTGCATATGATCCTTTCAACTTTACCTTTTTGCGCCAG CTTAATGTTATAGAACTTTTTCTCGACTGTTTAACTGAGCCTAGTGAGAAGCTTGTGGAATTTGGGATTGGAGGAATCTGCAATGCTTGTGCCG ATCCAGCTAATGCTGCTCTTGTCACTCAAAATGATGGTATCCCTCTCGTCATCCAGTGTTTGTCAAGTCCTGTTAGGAACACG GTGAATTATGCTCTAGGAGCATTGTATTATCTATGCAATGCATCAAACAAGGAAGAGATCTTAAAGCCAGAAGTAATTGATGCAATCAAGAGTTATGCAGCTGCAGGTGGAGTTAGTACAAGCTTCAGTAATTTAGCTCAGGCTTTCTTAGATCAACATGTTCCTCAACTTAATTAA
- the LOC107017914 gene encoding armadillo repeat-containing protein 7-like isoform X1 → MFNFICSSSLIAVYMFTNSQRQEERTGKYGTPRVKYLQELVNQFQNASAEETKEKIVANLANFAYDPFNFTFLRQLNVIELFLDCLTEPSEKLVEFGIGGICNACAGKDQSYPANAALVTQNDGIPLVIQCLSSPVRNTVNYALGALYYLCNASNKEEILKPEVIDAIKSYAAAGGVSTSFSNLAQAFLDQHVPQLN, encoded by the exons atgtttaattttatatgttcCTCTTCCCTTATTGCAGTTTACATGTTTACAAATAGCCAAAGGCAAGAAGAGCGCACCGGAAAATATGGGACTCCAAGGGTGAAGTACCTTCAG GAATTGGTGAATCAGTTTCAGAATGCTTCTGCTGAAG AGACAAAAGAGAAGATCGTTGCTAATTTGGCGAACTTTGCATATGATCCTTTCAACTTTACCTTTTTGCGCCAG CTTAATGTTATAGAACTTTTTCTCGACTGTTTAACTGAGCCTAGTGAGAAGCTTGTGGAATTTGGGATTGGAGGAATCTGCAATGCTTGTGCCGGTAAAGATCAAAGCT ATCCAGCTAATGCTGCTCTTGTCACTCAAAATGATGGTATCCCTCTCGTCATCCAGTGTTTGTCAAGTCCTGTTAGGAACACG GTGAATTATGCTCTAGGAGCATTGTATTATCTATGCAATGCATCAAACAAGGAAGAGATCTTAAAGCCAGAAGTAATTGATGCAATCAAGAGTTATGCAGCTGCAGGTGGAGTTAGTACAAGCTTCAGTAATTTAGCTCAGGCTTTCTTAGATCAACATGTTCCTCAACTTAATTAA
- the LOC107017914 gene encoding armadillo repeat-containing protein 7-like isoform X2 has product MFNFICSSSLIAVYMFTNSQRQEERTGKYGTPRVKYLQELVNQFQNASAEETKEKIVANLANFAYDPFNFTFLRQLNVIELFLDCLTEPSEKLVEFGIGGICNACADPANAALVTQNDGIPLVIQCLSSPVRNTVNYALGALYYLCNASNKEEILKPEVIDAIKSYAAAGGVSTSFSNLAQAFLDQHVPQLN; this is encoded by the exons atgtttaattttatatgttcCTCTTCCCTTATTGCAGTTTACATGTTTACAAATAGCCAAAGGCAAGAAGAGCGCACCGGAAAATATGGGACTCCAAGGGTGAAGTACCTTCAG GAATTGGTGAATCAGTTTCAGAATGCTTCTGCTGAAG AGACAAAAGAGAAGATCGTTGCTAATTTGGCGAACTTTGCATATGATCCTTTCAACTTTACCTTTTTGCGCCAG CTTAATGTTATAGAACTTTTTCTCGACTGTTTAACTGAGCCTAGTGAGAAGCTTGTGGAATTTGGGATTGGAGGAATCTGCAATGCTTGTGCCG ATCCAGCTAATGCTGCTCTTGTCACTCAAAATGATGGTATCCCTCTCGTCATCCAGTGTTTGTCAAGTCCTGTTAGGAACACG GTGAATTATGCTCTAGGAGCATTGTATTATCTATGCAATGCATCAAACAAGGAAGAGATCTTAAAGCCAGAAGTAATTGATGCAATCAAGAGTTATGCAGCTGCAGGTGGAGTTAGTACAAGCTTCAGTAATTTAGCTCAGGCTTTCTTAGATCAACATGTTCCTCAACTTAATTAA